Within the Rosa rugosa chromosome 2, drRosRugo1.1, whole genome shotgun sequence genome, the region AAGAAGATATACACAATTGAACAACATatccttgattccaaaaacCATTTCATTCCAGTATTCGTCCCAACATTTACACAGGAATTAACCTTGCCCAAGTGCCTATATCTTTTTCATTAGCTTAACAAGCTTTCAAGTTTCATGAGCTTTACatgataataaaaaagaatacaatTTGCTCGATCTCTCAAGATATAGTTGTAAGCAAAATCACTGCAAGCTTGAAGCCTATTCCTTTGGTGTTGTACCACTAAGATAGTTGTAAGCAAAATCACtgcaaggaaagaaaagtaGATGCAATTAATAAATTGTCAAGGTATTGAGAGCATCATGATCAAATACTAAAGCTCTTATAAAAAGTAGATTGCAATCTCTAGTCACCAACTTCACGCTCTACCTTAGCAAGAACGTGCAAGTTTCATTGCAGCACAGGCATCATCTAGACAATTGTGTGGAGAACCTTTCTTTCTAACTTCATAGCCTAACACAGTCTGACGCAAGAAAAAGAGATATATGCGACAATAAACCATGCATGTGACAGGTTCTAGTCAAATCATTGTAATGGACTAATTAATGGATTCCATGGTGCAAATAGGAAATGTAAAAGTGAATTAACAGGTTTCGATAAACTTGCCTTGCACAGATTATTCAAGGAAGGTTTCTAGAAATAGGCCCATCCAAATATCTAAATACATATGCGGTATCAATCACCATTAATATATGGTCTATCTTCAATgctgaaaacaagaaaaacgtcataatgaaaaaaacaaacaaatgaaACAGATCTGAAAAAAGAACACATAAATGTATAAGTAGACTGAAAATCCagaaggcaaaaaaaaaattatggattgATTGCAACTCAAAACCAACTTACAGAAACAACAATCAACTTACCCTGCAGGTCATTATTCAAACTGTGTCCAACTAAAATAGTTCCATCTGACAACAACTTCTTGAAGGATTTCTACAATACACACCAAGAATTGAGGTGAAAAAATGTTAATGGATTTAACCCTTGAAACCAATAAACAACCATTATACCTGTATATCAGCTAAAGTACATGTAACACCAGCCAAATCTGCAGCATACATTCCTGTAATAACAGTTCTGTAATCAGCAACTTCTTTCTTGGGGTTTACTCGTTCATCCAGTTTGACCTGAAAAGACAAAGTATCATATACAAGGGACTTGAAAAGGTCTAGGTATTAACACAATATCTTCTGAGGTGGACAGCAGTAATATCTCTAAGTACCCTAGTGCACATCTTCCAACGCAGGAATCCCTTCTTTATCTCTCACTGCCTTCAAGATTCACAAAAGGAAATGTAGTTAGAAATGGTGAAGATGGTGAGGATTGTCTTGCTACAAACAACCTTATGGCAGCTGCTACTAAGTAGAGTAAGTGAAAAACAGAACACTAGCGAATACTAAAGTTATAACTTCAGAAGATtgaaaagaaagtgaaaataAATGAGAAGATAAAaccatatataaaaaaaaaaaaccaaatcaatcCATTTGAGAATCATAAAACCATAAGTACACATTCTATGTATATCtacatttagagagagagagagagagagagagagagagagactgagtaATTGACATTACTTtctgtaattttctatttacaagaaaaaaaaaaaaaaaaaaaagggaattaTATGTGTACCTGGAGCTGCTACCTTTGAACTGGTGAACATGGGCACCAATTTTTCTGAAGTCTACACTTGGTTGCACTTTGtgcaatgaaaacaaaaaagggAAAACCTCATGAACAACAAAATCGAAGTATCCAAAAGCAAAGCATCAGCACAAAACAAAGCAACCCAATCCAAAAGATATAAAGAcagattgaaaaagaaaaatcttggGGCCTCACAGAGCTCTGGTGATATAATTGAGAAGCTTCTCAGAATCATCAAAGAACAAAGACACCACTTCCACAACAAAATCTGGGTTGCTCTCATCTTAAAGCTGTTAAAGCTGCAAAACTTGGCCATCCAAAAGCCCCTTCTCTCCCAAAAACCCACCAGGAAACAAAAATGACCAAATAAAATCAAGAACACAACAACAATCAAAACAAACCCATCTGAAAATTATTCATAAATCTCAACATTAATTTTCTGTTCCTTACCTCCAGAATTGACAGAAGCTTGCAGCTTCAACATACTCTTGTATCTGCAAAGATCCAAGCACAACTTGATAAGCGAAATAACTAGGACTCAGCATCCAAACCCATTGGAACTGACATAATGAAATCGAACCAACAGCAAGGCAGCAAGAGCAATTAGAACATTCATTCATTTAATCAAGAGGAAAGCAGCAACTTACCCAAGCTTGAAAATTTCTGAATCGAACCAAGTCTCCAAGAGCAAGATCAGTTGACCACGAGCCCGATACTTCAACTGAAAACCCATAAATTAATGAAAGAGTGAGACACAGATCGATTGTAAACCCAGAAAAGATCGATTGAAAACattaaacccagaaattcaattCAACCCAAAAATTcatgagagacagagagagtaaGTCAAGGAGAGAGGTCGTGCGGCTGTGCCGGAGtccgcagagagagagagagagccggcCTTCATGTTTTGGTTTAACCCAGAACCCATCTTCGATTTGGTTTAACCCACAAAACCAAAAGAACTCATCTTCGATTTGGGTAGATTGGGTTTTAAGTTTCAAGAGacaagagttaaaaaaaaaattaaaaaaaagactGAGACGCCGACCCGCCCAGCACCGCCTAGGCCGCCTAGGTGGCCGACTTTCTGCTCGGAAGAGAAGGAAGCGATGGTGACCGTGGAAAGAGAGCGGGAGAGGAAGGAGGAAAGGTATAGGGTTTCGGGGAAGAGCTATTGTTGAAGATAAAGTGAACGAGATAAAAGTGGGAAATCTGACTTAAGTGCCCGCGTATGTGAAAATTTTCAACTTAGAGTTTTCCGCGTTTTTTAAGAAGGGCgctagcatatatatatattgaatcctaaaactcagacaacatcaatttAAGTACATTGTCTGATGGAGAATGGCACAACAGACaactaaaaactgttgtgtgaattaataatcagacgacatctATTTCAGCCATTGTCTGAATTAACAATTAGACGACATCTATTTCAGCCATTGTGTTaatagtaattgcacaacagagaagtaacaactgttgtgtgattaaaacaATCATACAACATCTTTTCTCAACCATTGTGTTAATCAATCTTGGACAATACcaatgtaataactgttgtctgaattgattgattcagacaacatcaaaaaaataaccattgtctgaattacaattgcacaacagcaatgtaacaactgttgtctgattccaaaattcagacgacagaaatattcttgctgtcgtctaattatttcagacgacagttaaaatgtttgctgtcgtctgatatgtgttgtctgattgaaaaattggtgtagtgatgcCATGATTACTGATCCAAGGCACATCCAGCCAATTTTCATATAATTGACGAGCTATCATAATCGATTCAAATGTTGAATCATCAAGCAATCAAAGTGCCTAGTTTTGATTGTAACAACCACTCGAAACATTACTGACAAAAATTCACAATATAGCAATGCAAATGCACCAGTTCCATTCATAAACAAAATGCACAACAAATacataaataaatgaaaacaGAGACACAGTAGCAAGCAAACAAGAAGCTCAATCAAACAAACCAGAGACACAGTAGCAAGCAAACAAGAAGCTCAATCAAACAAAACAGAGACATAGTAGGTCATCTCTCTCCTTCACTCTTACTCTCACATATCTCTCTCTTAATTACTCTTAAATCAACATCATTACAAATTCATAATGCTATATGTTACAAATCATCTGCTCAAGAGCAGCAATAGAATTCTCTCTGTACAATTCAACAAAATCCAAGCCAAACACAAATGTCAATATCAAGATTTCTACTCTTCAAACAGTTCTTAAACAATCTAATTTCCTATTCCAAATTCCAAATTTTTCAGCTCAAAAAATTTGAATTATTAAATTTTATGAACCAAACAAGCCGAACCAGCGGTGCGATCAAACAAGTAAACCGGAATCCTCTGCGAGTAAATCGAATTGGAGGTTTCAATCGATTCTACTGCTACTTTCGATTTGCTCAGCTTTGGAGGTTTCAATCGATTCTACTGCTACTCCTACCTCATCTTTTCATATCCTAATTCGAAGAAACATAAACGAAGGCAGCAAAATTGGAGTAAGGGCTTACCTTACCGACCTCCATTGGAGCCAGATTCAAGCTGAGTGCTACTGCTTCGGAGATTTTGCAGTGCGTTTTGGATCCGTCGCTggaggttttagggtttttgatttgggtttgggCGTTTTGCGTTTTGCGTTTTGGGATTTCAGGTTTTGGTCATTGCGGATTATGCCAGTGACATGAGCGTAAATTGTAATAAAAACTGAGCATTTTAGTCCTTTTCTATTAAAATTCGAAGTCAGGCCtgctttatttggttttgggctTGAGCttatgtccttatttgtataaaactaTTTGAAtgtgggttttctgtgtttatatcTTTGGTCTGGTGCtgctatgtaattttctatatttatATTGGGGTGAGGATTACATGTGGTAAGGTGTACAACTTTGTGTTCAGACAGCCAATAACTGAATGACATGTGGACTATATTTATATTTCCAGGTTTTCTGATTGGTGGAATCCCGGGCCCGGGACTGGCCCGTTTTTTTCATAAACGGTCCGGGCCTctcatttttctgtttttttttctttaaaagcccggcccgaacccTGCGGTCCGAATCGGTCCGGTGCGGGTTTTCGGGTTATAATGGCCAGCCCTAGTTGTATGTAACCTTATCAGATTCAATATCTCTTTGAACCATCATTTCAATCACGCCTTTTGCTTCCACTGCCATCCCCTCCTTACAGAGTGTATCTACCAAGACAGTGAAGGTGTGCACATCTGGAAAGATCATTTTACTGACCATTTCATTCAACAACCTCGTACGTAGCTTCCTTCCACTGGCCTAATCTACAAACTCCATGGATGAGAGTGTTATAGGTAATGACAGTTGGGGCAATACCCTTACTGATCATTTCTAACAAGAGGTTGAATGCATCAGCGATTAGCGTGTCCTTTACAAAGACTGTCAATGATGGTGCTATAGACAACTAAGTTGGGTTTACAATCTGGAGATTGTTCCATCTTCCTGAGCAATTGAATAGCTGCAGTATTGTTGCCCTTGATGCACAAGGCCTTTATCAATGTGCCGAAAGTAACCACATCAGGCTTACAATTACCTCCGTCCACCATTTTTCTAAAAATTTGTGTAGCCTCGGCAACTCTATGGCAGAGAAGGAAGCCATTGATCAAAGTGGTGAAGGTGGTGACATTTGGTTCAAGACCAAACTTGAAGAATTGTGCCAAGACAAAGAAACTGAATCCCATATGGTTCAAATGAGAATAGCAGTTGATGATGATAGTTAgagtataatgagtaggggcaATTCAAAAGACTCACATTTGATCATACAAAGCAATGACATCCGAATAATGCTTCATTTTCACAAGTTGACCCAATATTTGAGTGAAACGGACAATGAAAGGAAGTGGACGCCTTTGAAGCATTTCATGGAACACCTTCAAGGCATCCTCAACATTACTCACTACTTTGGGCCTCTCAAGATGGGTGTTTCTAGATTTGAGTGGAATTGAGGGTTGGGAGTGGAGCAAGGCCAAGTAAACATCAAGAGTAGTAGTAGTAGAGTGAAGAAGATCAAGGCATACCTCTTGTTCGTTGTGTGCTGCTGCAATAACTTGTcccaatcatcatcatcatctttagCATCTCTAAATCTCAGCCAACTTCCAAGAGATGGTCTCCACAAAATGTAATGCTGCGGCTAATTggagttttggtttttggttgttcGATGGTTATCTTTTCACGTGGCCCAGTTAGGTTTGGGCTTCTCTTGGACATTGTCATTTTGTCAAGCTTTCCACGCCCTCTGCATCAAAATTTCAGAGtgcttttttctttctctctttttatcaaAGGCCCAAGGAAAAAATAGGAAGAAAGAGATTAACCCTAACCCACTCCAAAGAAGCCACAAATGTCAATAATAGAATCCACAACAACTTTATGACATGTactaataataaaagaaaaaataggttGATTCTTTTTATTATTCGAAAATTCAGTttcatctatactattattaagataatagagtttgttagccaaaatctagaattttgacataaatgaccctaaaagattaataaactttgagaattaattaaatcagaaggataattaagacatttacaaaatgtatttttattaaaaaaataaataaaaaaagtatcCACAACCtacttttctctctccattATCTTTTTTCTACAATAACTAACTCcggtcttttcttttttattttctgaaaaaaaataataataacttgcacatgcagagcgtATGTGGAGAAAGActagtatgtgtgtgtgtgtgtgtatatatatatattcaccgATGAAAATGAAATTTCAAAGTATGCAGGCCAGACTACTTGGTACTATCGATGAACTTATTACTAGTATAATATAAAATAATGTTAGATGAACCATATTTTTGGGTAATACCAACATCCTAACTTATGTGACAACTGATGCAGTACAAAATCTAGTCTATCAGAGAATTTTGTAAAATTAACTGTCACATAACTACATAAGGAAAGAATGTATGTGagataactaaaaaaaaattcacctaATTTTGTTTTATAATTAAAGCTCTGAAAGAACATTTGTTCTCAAAATTATGCTCGTCTGAAATGTCTCGAGGTACCTCATCCTACATCACTAGGTTCTGTTTAGAGCTAAGAGATATCGGACGAGACCAGCACGGCCGTCGGAGGCTAGTTTCATCTTCTCCAATAATGCCAGTTGCCGCGGCCCCAAGACTCCTCCCACGTTATGTTTTCAAGTTTCGTGTGCTTGTGCGTCTCTTCTTGCCGTTTTGCACACGGCTGAATATTTTAAGCTGGTAGTAGTAGCTGTCTTCTTCTTCGCAGAGCCTTCTGGGTTTCCTCATGTATTATAGTAAGCAGTAGCCAGTAGGTTTCCATTTGCCAACCAAAAAGAGGAGGCACCACCGCTACTAAACTAGGCCTACTGAATTATTCCTCTAATTTCGTTTGGGTCAATGCGATTAAGACACTAAGACGTGGTGAAACTGACAGCAAACAAGAGTTGTCAAACATTAAAATAGGGGGTTGAgtttatttgatttgttttattttttttgctaattttttttatgtccTATTTGTTTTTGGTTAATGATCTAGAACACCCACTTTGCATTAATTATTGTATTATTACTTCCTTTGTTTTGGAAAATAGATAGATAGCAAATGGATGGATTTTCACACCCTTTCGTTTTTTTATGAATCTAGTAAAACCGTAAATGTCCCACTGGTTGGTTAAGTGTCATTTTCTCTAAACTTGGTGTGAATAGCATTAACCAAAAGAAAGTGTTTAAAGCTCGCTTTCCTCATAAACgattaaaaaacaaaatgaatgaTGTTAGCTTCCATTTTCTTGTTACATTTACTTTGGTGGTGCAACTATTTTAAGAAATTGAGCAGTTATTACATATTAATTCATATAGGTGACCCAtaagggaaaatgctcatttacccaattttagcttaaaatttgcccacttgctccactaactgttttttaaccccgtttacccaaaacactctaagggattatttcccctttacccaattaattctttttttcttctttttatttatttttgggacttttttgccctctcccccctcaccgatttctctctcctcccccctcaccgatttctctctctctctctctctctctctctctctctctctctctccagacgacgtcagatttctctctccctccctccatccctccagcaggtcgcccacgacgcctgctctcgccatcgccgcgccgaaactcgtcgtcgtgctctctgctgccaggctcgacgccaagccgacggtcctcgtcactttgaagctcggcgaggccgggtttgaccttctgaaggaatcgacgacggactgaaaactgctatctgctattgtgcagtcataaccataaaagttgtaacattagtgccccccagtagactttgtattgggggccaatgatgactgctttatttattgacggactgaaaactgctattccaaagtaaatgtagtgttaaattgcagtagtcgataaatgaaaaaaattgtgtggtttgtgtcagtctagtggggggcagtagacagaatattgaccctcataatgtgtgtttttagacattatctgttgttttgagtgtgaataacttctataatctgtgaaacataggaagcggtgtaatgtttgatggtctattggggggcagtagacacattagtgccacccaataatgtctttcttaggagacagtaatcatctcttgttgattataaaatgatcattttggttttgtttgtgataaagtgcaatacactgtgaatccttgaaactggtgcaagttttaatggtttagtggggggcagtagacacattactgcccccaaataatgtcttcatacgaagtcagaacccttcacttaactatcattgacagattattgtactttaataaactcaaaacaacataagacttattaaaactctaatttcagtgattaattaaccacagttaagaaattagtggggggcaataatctgtctattaccccccaatagaccacagttttgacgtcgtccgagacctgcaagcgaagcccagacccgattccggcgtggagcttcggagcttcccggacatctgacgaacaaaaccggcgaagcccagaggggttggAATCGTGGAGTtagatggcgtcatcctctggtggtctgacggtgggacagagcggcggcggtggaggccgacatcgacagtggagtggtgggcgtggtggctcaaagagagagagagagaaagagagcctgagacgaggttagagaaagagagagagagagaaatcgatgagggggaggagagagagatatgagtgtaatttgttaattaaaatgagggcaatactgtcaaacactgttagattgggtaaatggggttaaaaaacttttggtggagtaagtgggcaatttttggctaaaaattgggtaagtggtcacagccccgACCCATAATTAAGCATTTGCGTATATAGTTGGAATTTAGGTACTGGATGTGCTTTCCCAATCCTTTGCAAAATGTTGATAACATTAAATAAAAAACACTAAAGTAATGCCCAATACGTGATTTATACGTGATAGAAAAAATTATGCAATAATGTTAAATTGATGATACTTCTATGACAGATCGAGTTCTAATTTTTCGACAATTACACTCAATAGAGAAAATATATAATGATAAAAAAGATCCGAAGTAGGACATATTTTAAAATACATAAGAACTTTTTTCATGGAATAACAAGTTGTGTGCAATTGCTCATATTTTCATTATAAGGATGGTAAATCTGCATACGTGCATATTGGTAAAAATAAGTTCATCGTGTTGGTTATTTAAAATAACTAATAATGTGGAGGTTATAAATTCAAACATCACTAACATTATGAGACGAGAGGTAAAATTAAATTCATTGTGTTGGTTATTTAGAATAATTAATAATGTGGAAGTTACAAATTCAAATCTCACCGACATTATGAGCTGAGAGGGATGTAGGTAATAATTGTCATTtctatttaacaaaaaaaagaatatcAGAAAAATTTAAGTGTGTAGACATCATCTTTCTATGTTTTGACCAATGTaaatatcttctttttttttttgtcaaaagccAATGTAAAAATGTAACTTGTAAGTTCTAACTCATAGGTCATGACTAATGAGTCACAGTGAAAAATGAACCCTCTTCATTTACTGTTTACTCTCTTCCTTCTTGGAGTTGCCTTTCCCCTATTTATTACTGGTAAGTTACTTTTTTAATTGAACCACTCATCAAGGAGAGGAATTCATCAATTCTGCTTTCActctcccaagtcccaacaagatctcacctctctctctcaaacctggccggtttttctctttcttcactcACCTCCCTCAACAAGTTTGACCCCCATTCCATtccatttgttttgtttttattagttttatgcaataaaaaagaattaaagctTTGAACCTGTCAGTATCCATCTGGGGTTGTCATCTAGTTCATACCAGCTAGCTTGTGCTCTGCGAGATTTGAGGCCAAACTAACTGTTCTCCTCTCATTCCcacaataaagaaacaaaaccgCTCTTGGACTCTAAAAGGGTCTCTCAgatttgctttgctttgctttgtgCTCTGGGATTCACACATATCTCACTCTACTGGAGCTC harbors:
- the LOC133730451 gene encoding putative pentatricopeptide repeat-containing protein At1g12700, mitochondrial; the encoded protein is MRKPRRLCEEEDSYYYQLKIFSRVQNAAHNEQEVCLDLLHSTTTTLDVYLALLHSQPSIPLKSRNTHLERPKVVSNVEDALKVFHEMLQRRPLPFIVRFTQILGQLVKMKHYSDVIALYDQIFFVLAQFFKFGLEPNVTTFTTLINGFLLCHRVAEATQIFRKMVDGGNCKPDVVTFGTLIKALCIKGNNTAAIQLLRKMEQSPDCKPNLVVYSTIIDSLYVHTFTVLVDTLCKEGMAVEAKGVIEMMVQRDIESDKVTYN